A section of the Amblyomma americanum isolate KBUSLIRL-KWMA chromosome 2, ASM5285725v1, whole genome shotgun sequence genome encodes:
- the Icmt gene encoding isoprenylcysteine carboxylmethyltransferase ste14: MALSTNGRISLYCFCLAASVILISFIGSFGQLLYYVVEDYWLLLATVYSICIHGVLFIFYKPRGNAYKVVWRAALLGTGTGLGILTILHGPDSWLVFGWYLALLSVFHFSEYFVTAVTNPKSLTLDSFLLNHSREYGVAAACSWLEFFIERSLVPGLKQVWWVSCLGLLMCVAGEGLRKAAMLTAGTNFNHIIQNHREQGHVLVTHGVYAFCRHPSYVGWFLWSVGTQVVLVNPICIIAYAVASWKFFRTRVEEEEITLLTFFGEDYVQYQKRTCTGLPFIYGFRAEV, translated from the exons ATGGCGCTTAGCACGAATGGAAGGATCAGCCTTTACTGCTTTTGCTTAGCGGCCAGCGTCATACTTATTTCCTTCATTGGATCGTTTGGTCAGCTGCTTTATTATGTCGTCGAAGACTACTGGCTTTTGCTGGCGACGGTGTACTCAATTTGCATTCATGGTGTCCTTTTCATATTTTACAAACCGCGTGGAAACGCGTACAAG GTCGTGTGGCGGGCTGCATTGCTTGGCACAGGAACCGGTCTTGGCATCCTCACTATACTTCATGGACCCGACTCGTGGCTGGTGTTCGGCTGGTACCTAGCGTTGCTCAGCGTCTTCCACTTTTCCGAGTACTTCGTGACAGCTGTCACAAACCCCAAGTCATTGACGCTGGACTCGTTCCTGCTAAACCACAGTCGGGAATATGGCGTGGCAGCAGCCTGCAGCTGGTTGGAATTCTTCATTGAAAGAAGTCTTGTTCCTG GTCTGAAGCAGGTGTGGTGGGTCAGCTGTTTGGGTCTCCTGATGTGCGTGGCTGGTGAAGGACTGCGTAAGGCGGCCATGCTCACCGCAGGCACCAATTTCAACCACATCATTCAGAACCACCGAGAGCAGGGGCACGTGCTGGTCACTCACGGTGTTTACGCCTTCTGCCGGCACCCATCTTACGTTGGATGGTTCCTGTGGTCCGTCGGCACGCAG GTTGTCCTGGTCAACCCAATCTGTATCATCGCCTATGCTGTAGCTTCATGGAAGTTCTTCAGGACGAGGGTTGAAGAAGAAGAAATCACATTGCTAACCTTCTTTGGAGAAGATTATGTGCAATACCAGAAGCGGACTTGCACTGGCCTACCTTTCATCTATGGATTTCGTGCTGAAGTTTGA